One genomic segment of [Phormidium] sp. ETS-05 includes these proteins:
- a CDS encoding PD-(D/E)XK nuclease family protein, which yields MEDPVIQSAYQAWRVEVRRESGALPDEYDGVVGLPLSVAKQKFSPSQLTNLGQCPFKWFADRVLRLAELTEAETELSMSLRGRLYHRCLDIACKLVVGLNYETKEELLNYLHGAFLEAEQKENLPTLPAWGARRQEHLTTLRQTILAPDFLSEGLSVLTTERRFEGEWYGLRVTGVIDRVDRTPDGLAIIDYKTSSQPPKGAKDIDDKLKLDIQLPLYKQLAETVLFPGEKVALAYYYSLTKGKILKKVDGDEEALAQFANNVKVRLQTGQFPVQPDGDREACRYCPYDLVCRAGSRLNRK from the coding sequence GTGGAAGACCCAGTTATTCAGTCAGCTTATCAGGCTTGGCGGGTGGAGGTGCGCCGGGAAAGTGGGGCGTTACCGGATGAGTATGATGGGGTGGTGGGTTTGCCTCTGTCTGTGGCGAAACAAAAATTCAGTCCTTCTCAGTTGACGAATTTGGGGCAATGTCCTTTCAAGTGGTTTGCCGATCGGGTTTTGCGTTTGGCAGAATTGACGGAAGCGGAAACGGAACTGAGTATGAGTTTGCGGGGGCGTCTTTATCACCGCTGTCTTGATATTGCTTGTAAATTAGTTGTGGGTCTGAATTATGAAACTAAAGAAGAACTTTTAAACTATTTGCATGGGGCTTTTTTGGAGGCGGAACAGAAGGAAAATTTGCCGACGCTTCCGGCTTGGGGGGCGCGTCGTCAAGAACATTTGACTACTCTGCGCCAGACTATATTGGCTCCTGATTTTTTGTCCGAGGGACTGTCGGTGTTGACTACGGAACGGCGGTTTGAGGGGGAATGGTATGGTTTGCGGGTGACGGGGGTGATCGATCGGGTCGATCGTACCCCCGATGGTTTGGCCATTATCGATTATAAAACCAGTTCCCAACCACCGAAAGGGGCGAAAGATATTGATGATAAGCTGAAATTAGATATTCAATTACCTTTGTATAAGCAATTGGCAGAAACGGTGCTTTTTCCAGGGGAAAAAGTGGCGCTGGCTTATTACTATTCCCTGACTAAAGGCAAGATTTTAAAGAAAGTCGATGGGGATGAGGAGGCTTTGGCTCAGTTCGCTAATAATGTGAAAGTGCGCTTACAAACGGGGCAGTTTCCTGTCCAACCCGATGGCGATCGGGAAGCTTGCCGTTACTGTCCTTACGATTTAGTTTGCCGCGCCGGGTCACGGCTGAATCGCAAGTGA
- a CDS encoding PadR family transcriptional regulator, protein MKFEDIYQFFQEPPPIYLNKELTVCYVLSVLVQGDSYGTELIQNLESEYSEYRLSDTVLYSALKFLESENAIKGYWKKVEGRGRPRRMYQVRPECLQQAQELARLWRSYVKTSPGAPQPLIPSNPSFKGGQGGIPITGESF, encoded by the coding sequence ATGAAATTTGAAGATATATATCAATTCTTTCAAGAACCCCCGCCGATTTATCTGAACAAGGAACTGACCGTATGTTACGTCCTTTCAGTCTTGGTGCAGGGAGATTCCTACGGCACAGAACTGATTCAAAACCTCGAGAGCGAATACTCCGAGTATCGTCTCTCTGACACCGTGCTTTACAGCGCTCTCAAGTTCCTGGAATCGGAAAACGCCATCAAGGGTTATTGGAAAAAAGTTGAGGGACGTGGCAGGCCCCGGCGGATGTATCAAGTACGTCCCGAATGCCTACAACAAGCTCAAGAGCTGGCTAGACTATGGCGTTCATATGTTAAAACCAGCCCCGGCGCCCCCCAACCCCTCATCCCCTCTAACCCTTCTTTCAAAGGAGGGCAAGGCGGGATACCGATTACAGGAGAGAGTTTCTAA
- a CDS encoding phosphoribulokinase, which translates to MTSKPDRVVLIGVAGDSGCGKSTFLRRLKDLFGEELMTVICLDDYHCLDRKQRKEQGVTALDPRANNFDLMYEQIKALKNGQAVDKPIYNHETGMIDPPERIEPNRIIVIEGLHPMYDERVRSLLDFSVYLDISDEVKIAWKIQRDMAERGHRYEDVLASINARRPDFMAYIDPQKAHADVVIQVLPTKLIPDDKERKVLRVQMIQRYGIPGFEPVYLFDEGSTIDWTPCGRKLTCPYPGIKMYYGPDAYQGNEVSILEVDGQFDNLEEIIYIESHLSNTSTKFYGELTELLLQHPDYPGSKNGTGLFQVLVGLKMRATYERLTAPEAKVAVNV; encoded by the coding sequence ATGACCAGTAAGCCGGATCGCGTGGTTCTAATAGGGGTTGCAGGAGACTCCGGATGCGGTAAATCTACATTTCTGCGTCGCTTGAAAGACCTGTTCGGAGAAGAGCTGATGACGGTCATCTGCTTGGATGACTATCACTGTCTCGATCGCAAACAGCGGAAAGAGCAGGGGGTGACGGCGCTAGACCCAAGAGCTAACAACTTTGACCTGATGTATGAGCAAATCAAAGCGCTCAAGAATGGTCAAGCCGTGGATAAGCCGATCTACAACCACGAAACCGGCATGATCGATCCACCGGAGCGGATTGAGCCGAATCGCATCATCGTGATTGAGGGTCTGCACCCGATGTATGATGAGCGCGTGCGCTCTCTGCTGGACTTCAGCGTTTACTTGGACATCAGCGATGAGGTCAAAATTGCCTGGAAAATCCAGCGGGACATGGCCGAGCGCGGTCATCGTTATGAAGATGTACTAGCCTCCATCAATGCCCGTCGGCCAGATTTTATGGCCTACATCGATCCCCAAAAAGCCCATGCTGATGTAGTCATCCAAGTGTTGCCCACCAAACTGATTCCCGATGACAAAGAACGGAAAGTCTTGCGGGTGCAGATGATCCAGCGCTACGGTATCCCCGGGTTTGAGCCCGTCTATTTGTTTGACGAAGGCTCGACCATTGACTGGACTCCCTGCGGGCGGAAGCTGACTTGCCCCTACCCCGGCATCAAGATGTACTACGGCCCTGATGCCTACCAAGGCAATGAGGTTTCGATTCTAGAAGTGGATGGTCAGTTTGACAACCTCGAGGAGATTATCTATATCGAAAGTCACCTCAGCAACACTTCGACTAAGTTTTACGGCGAGTTGACCGAACTCCTCTTACAGCACCCCGACTATCCAGGGTCAAAAAATGGCACTGGTTTGTTCCAAGTGTTGGTAGGTCTGAAAATGCGCGCCACTTACGAGCGCTTGACGGCGCCTGAAGCGAAAGTGGCTGTTAATGTGTAG
- the petH gene encoding ferredoxin--NADP reductase — protein MYNPSLVGGAANTESGGRFFVYEVVGLRQNEQTDQMQSPIRQSGSTFITVPYNRMNQEMQRIGRMGGKIVSIQPLGAENAALGRAKAVASPIPAGEAVAATTAEKSQPKAEAKHKADIPVNIYRPNKPYIGKCLSNHELVAEGGVGTVRHLIFDIGGGDLRYLEGQSIGIIPPGTDDKGKPHKLRLYSIASTRHGDNLDDKTVSLCVRQLEYKHPETGETVYGVCSTYLCNLEPGADVAITGPVGKEMLLPDDENATVIMMATGTGIAPFRAFLWRMFKETHEDYKFKGLAWLFFGIPFSANILYKEDLEQIQREFPDNFRLTYAISREQQNAQGGKMYIQDRIAEAAEELWPMIQKPNTHTYICGLKGMEGGIDAGMSAVTSQQGVDWSQYQKDLKKQDRWHVETY, from the coding sequence ATGTACAATCCCAGCCTAGTCGGTGGCGCCGCCAATACCGAATCTGGTGGCCGTTTCTTCGTTTACGAGGTGGTCGGTTTGCGCCAAAACGAGCAAACAGATCAAATGCAGTCCCCCATCCGCCAAAGTGGTAGCACGTTTATCACCGTGCCCTACAACCGCATGAATCAAGAGATGCAGCGGATCGGACGTATGGGAGGCAAAATTGTCAGCATCCAGCCCCTGGGGGCAGAAAACGCGGCTCTTGGCCGAGCCAAGGCAGTCGCCTCTCCCATCCCTGCAGGGGAAGCTGTAGCTGCAACCACAGCCGAAAAAAGCCAGCCTAAAGCTGAAGCCAAACATAAAGCAGATATTCCGGTCAATATTTACCGTCCCAACAAGCCCTATATTGGTAAGTGTCTGAGTAATCACGAACTGGTTGCCGAGGGTGGTGTAGGCACGGTTCGCCACCTGATTTTCGATATCGGCGGCGGCGACCTGCGCTATCTCGAAGGTCAGAGCATCGGCATTATCCCGCCGGGAACTGACGATAAGGGTAAGCCGCACAAGTTGCGCCTCTACTCGATCGCCTCTACTCGCCACGGCGATAATCTCGATGACAAGACCGTATCTCTGTGCGTTCGCCAGTTAGAGTACAAGCATCCCGAAACTGGCGAAACCGTTTATGGGGTCTGCTCTACCTACCTGTGCAACCTCGAACCAGGGGCGGATGTAGCCATCACCGGCCCTGTGGGCAAAGAGATGTTATTGCCCGATGATGAGAATGCCACGGTGATTATGATGGCCACTGGCACTGGTATCGCTCCCTTCCGCGCTTTCCTGTGGCGGATGTTCAAAGAAACTCACGAAGATTACAAGTTTAAGGGTCTGGCTTGGTTGTTCTTTGGCATCCCCTTCAGTGCCAACATTCTCTATAAGGAAGATCTCGAACAAATTCAGCGTGAGTTCCCTGATAACTTCCGCTTGACTTATGCCATCAGCCGAGAGCAGCAAAATGCTCAAGGCGGCAAAATGTATATCCAAGACCGGATTGCGGAAGCAGCGGAAGAACTCTGGCCGATGATTCAAAAGCCCAACACCCACACCTACATTTGCGGTCTCAAAGGCATGGAAGGTGGCATCGATGCGGGTATGTCGGCGGTGACTTCTCAGCAGGGTGTGGACTGGTCTCAGTACCAAAAAGATCTGAAGAAGCAAGACCGCTGGCACGTAGAAACCTACTAA
- a CDS encoding homoserine dehydrogenase, translating to MTYKIGLLGLGTVGTGTVQILQDKALRHPLLQELEIYRVGVRSLDKPRSVVLPEAMLTTDLDDIVSDRAVDIVVELIGGLEPARSLILKAISHGKHVVTANKAVISRYGPEIFDAANEKGVYVMLEAAVGGGIPVIQPLKQSLGANRITSVFGIVNGTTNYILTRMRFEGADFDAVLADAQRLGYAEADPTADVDGLDAADKIAILASLAFGGRIKLEDVFCEGIKKVSAADIAYAEKLGFVIKLLGVARRVESDGETDRLSVRVHPTLVPLAHPLASINGVYNAILIEGEPLGQVMFFGPGAGAGPTASAVVADILNVAAVLKTETEPIPHPLISCNHQHYCPIAPMADLVTRFYARFLTKDSAGVIGYLGTCFGNNGVSLESVVQTGMRDGLAEIVVVTHDVREGNFSAALSEISQLDAIASIPSVLRVL from the coding sequence GTGACATATAAAATCGGTTTGCTGGGATTGGGAACTGTGGGGACGGGAACGGTGCAGATTTTGCAGGATAAGGCACTGCGGCACCCCCTGTTACAAGAGCTGGAAATTTATCGGGTGGGGGTGCGCTCTTTGGATAAACCCCGATCTGTGGTGTTACCAGAAGCGATGTTGACTACGGATTTAGATGATATCGTTTCTGACCGGGCAGTTGATATCGTGGTGGAATTAATTGGGGGTCTAGAACCGGCCAGAAGTTTGATTTTAAAGGCTATCAGCCACGGGAAGCATGTGGTGACGGCGAATAAGGCGGTAATTTCTCGCTACGGGCCGGAAATCTTTGATGCGGCCAATGAAAAGGGGGTTTATGTGATGCTCGAGGCGGCGGTAGGCGGCGGTATTCCCGTGATTCAACCCCTGAAGCAATCTTTGGGCGCCAACCGCATCACTTCTGTGTTTGGAATTGTCAATGGTACGACTAATTATATCTTGACGCGGATGCGTTTCGAGGGTGCTGATTTTGATGCGGTGCTGGCGGATGCGCAAAGGTTGGGTTATGCGGAAGCTGACCCGACGGCGGATGTGGATGGTTTGGATGCGGCGGATAAAATTGCGATTTTGGCTTCTCTGGCTTTTGGGGGACGAATTAAGCTGGAGGATGTGTTCTGCGAGGGGATTAAAAAGGTGAGTGCGGCGGATATTGCCTATGCGGAAAAGCTGGGGTTTGTGATTAAGTTGCTGGGAGTGGCTCGCCGGGTAGAGTCGGATGGAGAGACCGATCGCCTCAGCGTGCGGGTTCATCCGACTTTGGTGCCTTTGGCGCACCCCCTGGCGAGTATCAATGGGGTGTATAACGCAATTTTGATTGAGGGAGAACCTCTGGGTCAGGTGATGTTCTTTGGTCCGGGAGCGGGTGCGGGTCCGACGGCGAGCGCTGTGGTGGCGGATATTCTCAATGTGGCGGCGGTGTTGAAGACGGAAACGGAGCCAATCCCTCATCCTTTGATTAGCTGCAATCATCAGCACTATTGCCCGATCGCTCCGATGGCTGATTTAGTCACCCGCTTTTATGCTCGTTTTCTCACTAAAGATAGCGCTGGGGTGATTGGGTACTTAGGTACTTGCTTTGGCAACAATGGTGTCAGCCTCGAATCTGTGGTACAAACTGGGATGCGCGATGGTCTGGCTGAAATTGTGGTGGTGACCCACGATGTGAGAGAAGGCAATTTTTCAGCGGCTTTAAGTGAGATTAGTCAATTAGACGCGATCGCCAGTATTCCCAGCGTCCTGCGGGTACTTTGA
- a CDS encoding AAA-like domain-containing protein, giving the protein MTSGEIMYSYQVGGSLPEDAQTYVVRQADFQLYEKLKQGEFCYVLNCRQMGKSSLLVRTMRKLQAEGYKCASLDISDIGSKEISLEQWYGGVAYKLASSLALVDPWEFMNWWQERELISPVQRLGEFIETVLLVKVREPIVIFIDEIDSLLSFKHAPDDFFALIRACYNKRAQNQEYQRLSFALLGVGTPSDLIADSTRTPFNIGQAIDLHGFELEQVDPLAQGLCKGNSSGLDFNPQEVIKEILAWTAGQPFLTQKLCQIVLNHYEEDGLKPHYKPGVAQLIVLNHYEEDGLKPHYKPEVAQLVREKIIDNWEFQDEPAHLRTVRDRLLRNQQRASRVLGLYQQLLQKGEIIADDSQEQTELRLSGIAVRREGKIRISNRIYEEVFNHNWVEKAILDLRPYAEALTAWLASNCADESRLLRGMALQEAHRWAMGKSLSDRDYQFLAASTEAELAKLREIESNQAGEIERLSREKDLLEKLNQEQEKRKITEAELQRKIEKERDQKNKIIVASAGAIVSILAFLTGVFWVKSAISDSNSQINALSLFSEELYKSDRGLDALIESLKAASALREAIGISADTKVRVVMNLQEIVYNLKERNRLEGHTKTIISVSYSPDGQHLATTSDDKTAKIWATDGTLIATLNHSGPVRSVAWSPDGKMLATASYDDTIKIWNLDRIKVGWVEERNPTQTIQGRNPTQTIQAQQDKITSIAISPDGQTIASAGANGTVKLWTTQGQLKLELKAHQGWVNGIAISPDGSTLATAGSDQTAKIWNLTTAAKGNSPQPITLTGHTNSVYSVSFSPDGQRLATASNDNTAKIWNLKAAANGGKPLLHTLSGHSSSVRSIAWSPDSKLLATASYDQTVKVWHRDGKLLDTLKGHSAAAYSVSFSPNGSYIATASVDETVRLWSLKPKTPNTLPRSSGGIRSVSFGPGGKLIATGGEDKTVKLWNRQGTLVQTLTGHTGVILRVVFSPDGRLLATTSSDTTVKIWRLADGQLLTTLYGHHSAVNSASFNRNSRLLATASNDNTIKLWRVADGQLLKTLTGHQKAVQSVSFSPKGKLLATASNDHTVILWDEKGNLQKILADHTTHVYDVSFSPDGKLIATASAHGTARLWRRDGTPLSILRHTGLVTSVSFSPDSQTVATGSTDNTVKLWHRDGTLLKTLAHSGRIRSISFSQDGKQLAAAGDDGQVILWNLDVEELLILGCDLARNYLITNQNLNSTSPLEPRHLCTPRTAAKID; this is encoded by the coding sequence ATGACCAGTGGAGAAATTATGTATTCCTATCAAGTGGGAGGCAGTTTGCCAGAAGATGCCCAAACTTATGTGGTGCGGCAGGCAGATTTTCAGCTTTATGAAAAACTGAAGCAAGGAGAATTTTGCTATGTGCTGAATTGCCGCCAAATGGGTAAATCTAGCTTGCTGGTGCGGACGATGCGAAAACTGCAAGCTGAGGGGTATAAATGTGCTTCTTTGGATATCTCCGATATTGGGAGCAAGGAGATTTCTTTGGAGCAGTGGTATGGTGGGGTGGCGTATAAACTCGCGAGCAGTTTGGCGCTGGTGGATCCTTGGGAGTTTATGAATTGGTGGCAAGAGCGGGAGTTAATATCACCAGTGCAGCGGTTGGGGGAATTTATCGAAACCGTGCTGCTGGTGAAGGTGCGCGAACCAATTGTGATTTTTATTGACGAAATTGATAGCCTCCTGAGTTTTAAGCACGCCCCGGATGATTTTTTTGCTTTAATCAGAGCCTGTTATAATAAAAGAGCGCAAAATCAAGAATATCAGCGGCTTAGTTTTGCGCTGCTGGGGGTGGGAACGCCTTCAGATTTGATTGCAGATTCGACGCGGACGCCGTTTAATATTGGACAGGCGATCGACCTCCACGGTTTTGAACTAGAACAGGTAGATCCCCTGGCTCAGGGATTATGTAAGGGCAATTCCTCTGGGTTAGATTTTAATCCCCAAGAAGTGATAAAAGAAATTTTGGCTTGGACCGCTGGCCAGCCGTTTTTAACCCAAAAATTATGTCAAATTGTCTTAAATCATTATGAAGAAGATGGGCTAAAGCCCCACTACAAACCAGGGGTAGCACAACTAATTGTCTTAAATCATTATGAAGAAGATGGGCTAAAGCCCCACTACAAACCAGAGGTAGCGCAACTGGTGCGGGAAAAAATTATCGATAACTGGGAATTTCAAGACGAACCGGCGCATTTAAGAACCGTGCGCGATCGCCTCTTGCGGAACCAACAGCGAGCCAGTCGAGTTTTAGGACTATATCAGCAGCTCTTGCAGAAAGGAGAAATTATTGCTGACGACAGCCAAGAGCAAACCGAATTACGCTTAAGCGGGATTGCCGTAAGACGAGAGGGAAAAATCCGCATTAGCAACCGCATTTATGAAGAAGTATTTAACCATAATTGGGTAGAAAAAGCAATTTTAGATTTGCGGCCATATGCGGAAGCATTAACCGCTTGGCTAGCATCAAACTGCGCAGATGAATCGCGACTGCTCCGGGGGATGGCACTGCAGGAAGCCCACAGGTGGGCAATGGGAAAAAGCCTGAGCGATCGGGATTACCAATTCCTCGCCGCCAGCACCGAAGCTGAATTAGCAAAACTGCGAGAAATCGAGAGCAATCAAGCCGGAGAAATAGAGCGATTGTCTCGGGAAAAAGACCTATTAGAAAAACTAAACCAAGAACAGGAAAAGCGGAAAATCACCGAAGCAGAACTGCAAAGGAAAATCGAGAAAGAGCGAGACCAGAAAAATAAAATTATCGTGGCCAGCGCCGGAGCGATCGTCTCCATCCTCGCCTTTCTCACCGGCGTATTTTGGGTCAAATCCGCCATCAGCGATAGCAACAGCCAAATCAACGCCCTCAGCTTATTTTCCGAAGAACTATACAAATCAGACCGGGGACTAGACGCCCTCATCGAAAGCCTCAAAGCCGCCAGCGCCCTGCGAGAGGCGATCGGCATCAGCGCCGATACAAAAGTGCGCGTCGTGATGAACCTCCAAGAAATAGTTTACAACTTAAAAGAGCGCAACCGCTTAGAAGGCCACACCAAAACCATCATCAGCGTCAGTTATAGTCCCGACGGACAACACCTTGCCACCACCAGCGACGACAAAACCGCCAAAATCTGGGCAACAGATGGCACCCTCATCGCCACCCTCAACCACAGCGGACCCGTGCGGAGCGTTGCCTGGAGTCCCGACGGCAAAATGCTAGCTACCGCCAGTTACGATGACACCATTAAAATCTGGAATTTAGACCGAATCAAAGTAGGTTGGGTTGAGGAACGAAACCCAACCCAAACCATTCAAGGCCGAAACCCAACCCAAACCATTCAGGCGCAGCAAGACAAAATCACCAGCATCGCCATCAGTCCCGATGGCCAAACCATTGCCAGCGCCGGAGCCAATGGCACAGTCAAACTCTGGACAACACAAGGGCAGCTAAAATTAGAGCTAAAAGCCCATCAAGGCTGGGTCAATGGTATCGCCATTAGCCCCGATGGCAGCACCTTGGCCACAGCAGGTAGCGACCAAACCGCCAAAATTTGGAATTTAACCACAGCAGCGAAGGGCAATTCACCCCAACCCATCACCCTAACCGGACATACCAACTCAGTTTATAGCGTCAGCTTCAGTCCCGACGGACAGCGCCTCGCCACCGCCAGCAACGACAACACCGCCAAAATTTGGAATTTAAAAGCAGCGGCGAACGGCGGAAAGCCCCTACTCCACACCCTCAGCGGACATAGCAGCTCCGTCCGCAGCATCGCTTGGAGTCCAGACAGCAAACTCCTTGCCACCGCCAGTTACGACCAAACCGTAAAAGTTTGGCACCGAGACGGTAAACTACTAGACACCCTCAAAGGCCACAGTGCTGCCGCCTACAGCGTCAGTTTTAGTCCCAATGGCAGCTACATTGCCACCGCCAGTGTGGATGAAACCGTGAGGTTATGGAGCCTCAAACCCAAAACGCCAAACACCCTACCCCGATCGTCAGGAGGAATTCGCAGCGTCAGTTTCGGACCAGGGGGCAAACTCATCGCCACTGGGGGTGAAGATAAAACCGTCAAACTGTGGAACCGCCAAGGCACCTTAGTCCAGACCCTCACAGGACACACCGGGGTAATTTTACGAGTCGTCTTTTCCCCCGATGGCCGACTGCTCGCCACTACCAGCAGTGATACCACAGTCAAAATCTGGCGTTTAGCAGACGGTCAATTACTCACAACCTTGTACGGACACCACAGCGCCGTCAACAGTGCCAGTTTCAACCGCAACAGCAGACTCCTCGCCACTGCCAGCAACGATAACACCATCAAACTCTGGCGCGTCGCTGACGGCCAATTACTCAAGACCTTAACCGGACACCAAAAAGCCGTGCAAAGCGTCAGTTTCAGCCCCAAAGGAAAGCTGTTAGCCACTGCCAGCAACGACCATACAGTGATTCTCTGGGATGAGAAAGGCAATTTGCAGAAAATTTTAGCCGACCACACCACCCACGTTTATGATGTCAGCTTTTCCCCCGACGGGAAACTAATTGCTACCGCCAGCGCTCACGGTACGGCACGGCTCTGGCGGCGGGACGGCACCCCCCTAAGCATTCTGCGCCATACCGGACTTGTTACCAGCGTCAGCTTTTCTCCCGACAGCCAAACAGTAGCCACTGGTAGCACTGACAACACAGTGAAACTCTGGCACCGGGACGGAACCCTGCTGAAAACCCTGGCTCATAGTGGGCGAATCCGGAGCATCAGTTTTTCTCAGGACGGCAAGCAACTGGCTGCAGCAGGTGATGATGGGCAAGTGATTTTGTGGAATTTAGATGTGGAGGAGCTGTTAATTTTGGGCTGCGATTTGGCGCGGAATTACCTGATCACCAATCAGAACTTGAATTCTACATCACCATTAGAACCCCGCCACCTCTGTACTCCACGGACTGCTGCGAAAATTGACTAG